From a region of the Rhipicephalus microplus isolate Deutch F79 chromosome X, USDA_Rmic, whole genome shotgun sequence genome:
- the LOC142776404 gene encoding uncharacterized protein LOC142776404 codes for MNDDILGAGSRLPAASANTIVDGLKQYLRPVSPDLLPLPKDTKSLFDFDKNDTFSPVPQSVEPSIVIFRGATGLVTDITDFGGTIEVQDQACSLGSLMVNFLSGVFYSDGVRCTKRLCEVLGCGDVVSLYFMVGSNGGHEEVWCDLVWQGARPQGVIQMSPEDFCRRLQIKVPACHGGPSYEDLQLELEEGGHCMSAHTSISNSINLHRRRSHHSPPSFPPMSSKASPSSPSGSIHGDRATPNGICVGNSLATSALFSNDISGTVLRRVARMMAEEVHVLQHQERLAKGSVRDVATQTTERGMRSVP; via the exons ATGAACGACGACATTTTGGGAGCGGGATCGAGGCTACCGGCCGCCTCCGCGAATACGATAGTGGATGGACTGAAGCAGTACTTGCGACCCGTCAGCCCGGATTTGTTGCCTCTCCCAAAGGACACGAAAAGTTTGTTTGACTTTGACAAGAACGATACCTTTAGCCCGGTGCCCCAGTCGGTCGAGCCATCCATAGTAATCTTTCGGGGCGCAACAGGGCTTGTCACTGACATCACTGACTTCGGTGGCACAATTGAGGTCCAAGACCAAGCGTGTTCACTGGGCTCTCTGATGGTGAACTTCCTCAGTGGTGTTTTTTACAGTGATGGGGTGCGGTGTACGAAGCGCCTGTGTGAGGTGCTCGGCTGCGGAGACGTGGTGTCGCTGTACTTCATGGTTGGAAGCAATGGAGGACATGAGGAGGTGTGGTGCGACCTGGTGTGGCAGGGGGCGCGACCCCAGGGTGTAATTCAGATGAGCCCCGAGGATTTTTGCCGTCGGCTGCAGATCAAGGTCCCCGCATGTCATGGGGGACCCTCATACGAAGACTTGCAGCTGGAATT GGAGGAGGGGGGCCACTGCATGTCCGCGCACACAAGTATATCGAACAGCATCAACCTACACAGGAGAAGGAGCCACCACAGTCCGCCATCCTTCCCGCCAATGTCCAGCAAAGCTTCGCCGTCTTCGCCATCGGGGAGCATTCATGGGGATCGTGCCACTCCAAATGGCATCTGCG ttggaaATTCTCTCGCAACTAGTGCTCTCTTTTCCAACGACATAAGC gGAACTGTGCTTCGTCGTGTTGCCAGGATGATGGCCGAAGAGGTTCACGTGCTGCAGCATCAGGAGCGATTGGCCAAGGGCTCGGTTCGTGATGTGGCTACGCAGACAACAGAACGCGGCATGCGTTCCGTCCCATGA